The Euwallacea similis isolate ESF13 chromosome 7, ESF131.1, whole genome shotgun sequence genome has a window encoding:
- the LOC136409918 gene encoding T-cell immunomodulatory protein: MEVKWKEVYLFVIFTLPWNIYGSDITHLAFGGFTDGMPAAFGDFNSDELTDVFVILNNSKTLEILLAHEEEPLLRPAKNRLKCTFSNSLITSVVPGDFDGDAMMDVMVTTTFKRTEEDTEDISLTNVYIMWGGADQLNCTTDEDKPLIQMIGQPLAMDYDQNMIIDLFGQDKEKRRMFWVFNKDRTPPQTIPMEDNHSREELHRPHAHAFLDLNYDFMADLFITTPNHFEVWLGREHEPKFIYNDTIKHPENSKIVGQSLFIDVELKGTMDLVTPVCTEKDRNGNCQAAALMGYADGHWNDLQVNFKDDSGNFWRFYLKEGSRYTNVITLRSGDFNMDGYPDILATLSQEGDDHPQSFLLENVACPTGCGKFKRSYAIKWNALSPFRNGTAMAAFFDFYQDGILDCIVVTYNGKQYQAGAFRNSLDYDANFIKVMVLTGLTNKNNQMINGRVGKKRRTYGTNLPGPSISYKTTTQEGNLRHGVSAQLPQSAHFSLNLPYTIFGLGRTPNFVDSVTVGLSNYSKFWTQIIPNSQMVVIPWPVPQPWKWKAQLFVTPSKLILMSVAALTAVCGMITVIIGVLHWKERQEDKKERMSESHRFHFDAM; this comes from the exons ATGGAAGTGAAGTGGAAAGAAGTGTAcctctttgttatttttaccttACCATGGAATATTTATGGCAGTGATATTACTCACTTAGCCTTTGGAGGCTTTACTGATGGAATGCCAGCAGCATTCGGAGATTTCAATTCAGATGAACTTACGGATGTATTTGTGATATTAA acaACAGCAAAACCTTGGAAATATTACTAGCTCATGAGGAGGAACCTCTTCTACGTCCAGCAAAAAATCGTCTAAAATGCACATTCAGTAATTCCCTAATAACCAGTGTGGTTCCAGGAGATTTTGATGGTGATGCTATGATGGATGTCATGGTTACTACAACCTTTAAAAGAACAG aGGAGGATACTGAAGACATATCTCTAACAAATGTTTACATAATGTGGGGTGGTGCTGATCAATTAAATTGCACCACTGATGAAGACAAGCCTCTCATCCAAATGATTGGACAACCACTAGCTATGGATTATGATCAAAATATGATTATTG ACTTGTTTGGACAGGATAAAGAAAAGCGTAGAATGTTTTGGGTTTTCAATAAAGATAGAACACCACCACAGACAATTCCAATGGAAGATAACCATAGTAGGGAGGAATTGCATAGACCTCATGCCCATGCATTTTTAG atCTTAATTACGACTTTATGGCAGATCTTTTCATTACAACCCCAAATCACTTCGAGGTTTGGCTTGGCAGAGAACATGAAcccaaatttatttacaatgacACAATTAAACATCCTGAAAACAGTAAAATCGTTGGTCAATCCTTATTTATTGATGTGGAATTGAAAGGAACCATGGACTTAGTTACACCAGTTTGTACTGAAAAAGATAGGAATGGCAACTGTCAAGCAGCTGCTCTCATG ggttaTGCAGATGGGCATTGGAATGATCTTCAAGTCAATTTTAAGGATGATTCTGGGAATTTCTGgcggttttatttaaaagaag GAAGCCGATATACCAATGTAATTACCTTGAGAAGTGGAGATTTTAACATGGATGGCTACCCTGATATTCTAGCCACTTTAAGTCAAGAAGGTGATGATCATCCACAGTCATTTTTATTGGAGAATGTAGCTTGTCCAACTGGttgtggaaaatttaaaag GTCTTATGCAATTAAATGGAACGCTTTAAGTCCTTTCCGGAATGGAACCGCGATGGCAGCATTCTTCGATTTCTACCAAGACGGTATTTTAGATTGCATTGTTGTTACCTACAATGGCAAGCAGTATCAAGCAGGAGCTTTCAGAAATAGTCTGGATTACGATGccaattttataaaagttatgGTTTTGACTGGTTTAACcaataaaaacaatcaaatgaTTAATGGTAGAGTTGGTAAAAAGAGGCGAACCTATGGAACGAATTTGCCTG gcCCATCAATCTCTTATAAAACCACCACACAAGAAGGCAATTTGAGGCACGGTGTTTCCGCACAATTACCGCAATCTGCCcattttagtttaaatctTCCTTACACCATATTCGGTTTGGGAAGGACGCCCAATTTTGTGGATTCCGTTACAGTGGGTTTGTCTAATTATTCGAAATTTTGGACGCAAATCATACCAAATTCTCAGATG GTCGTAATTCCTTGGCCTGTTCCTCAACCATGGAAATGGAAAGCACAATTATTTGTCACACCCAGTAAACTAATCCTCATGTCGGTTGCTGCATTGACTGCTGTTTGTGGCATGATCACTGTGATAATTGGGGTTTTGCATTGGAAAGAGAGGCAAGAAGATAAAAAGGAGAGAATGTCAGAGAGCCACAGATTTCATTTTGATGCTATGTAG
- the LOC136409870 gene encoding synaptic plasticity regulator PANTS gives MTGNDTNTTPVQVKDEWMIRDCLVYDEEYRDCTSIKARFNQLFIFGKTLDCSQWKEASLNCYKWVDNNNIKAANELIESEKQRRKERLLAHYRNDVWTKRTSPPENWNAPLPEYLQKEYENSYLDFKSKELRGEIPATFDPHISSFCTIL, from the exons ATGACCGGCAATGATACAAATACAACACCAGTGCAAGTTAAAGACGAGTGGATG ATAAGAGACTGTCTTGTATATGATGAGGAATATCGAGACTGCACTTCTATAAAAGCTCGTTTTAATCAGCTGTTCATATTTGGTAAAACTTTAGACTGCAGCCAGTGGAAAGAAGCCTCATTAAACTGTTACAAATGGGTTGATAACAATAACATAAAGGCAGCA AATGAGCTAATTGAAAGTGAAAAGCAGAGACGAAAAGAACGACTATTAGCCCATTATAGAAATGACGTGTGGACCAAAAGAACCTCCCCTCCAGAAAATTGGAATGCTCCTTTACCAGAATACCTTCAAAAGGAGTATGAAAATTCTTATCTGGATTTCAAGTCAAAGGAATTGAGGGGGGAAATTCCAGCAACATTTGATCCACATATAAGTAGCTTTTGTACAATTTTATGA
- the IFT52 gene encoding intraflagellar transport protein 52 homolog, with product MEEINKNLTIFNNSKQDLFKVSENYKSFYRKLKSTSKVVINRDEITSDLLKNCNLFIVPAPQMFFEESELKVMENYVQEGGKLLILLTEGSPNDPCNINILLENFGITPNVDCLIRTHYYKYFHPKECYIGDSQINSTLYKNKEGMKMIYPYGCTMKVMRPSVICFKSGFSTFPIDCPLGAVFYNEKTGGKLVAIGSGYMFADKYLDQEKNDSFRDILFKFLTSDESVHFLPTDHDDIEISDRNIVPETAELAEKPKLCLTDVVSNTSVVDYSNLFEHKVYSMNTLLVPESIKAYDALNVKHLLLKIITPKFEAPYPALQAAVFPPCFRELPAPCLELFDLDEAFTSTMSKLAQFTNRYVMSDKTSEEDLEAYIINYISRCIKILNSDPESSVLDALFNIGKQIAEFKSIDNIQ from the coding sequence ATGgaggaaattaataaaaatttaacaatatttaataattccaAACAAGACTTGTTCAAAGTCAGCGAAAACtacaaaagcttttacagaaaattaaaGTCTACATCAAAAGTGGTGATAAACAGAGATGAAATCACTTCTGATTTATTGAAGAACTGTAACTTGTTCATCGTGCCAGCACCGCAAATGTTTTTTGAAGAAAGCGAGTTAAAGGTGATGGAGAACTACGTTCAAGAAGGGGGTAAATTGTTAATTCTTCTGACGGAAGGCTCTCCAAACGATCCTTGCAATATTAACATTCtccttgaaaattttggcATTACTCCAAATGTGGACTGTTTAATAAGAACTCATTACTATAAGTATTTTCACCCTAAGGAATGTTACATTGGAGACAGCCAAATTAACTCAACATTATATAAAAACAAGGAGGGTATGAAGATGATTTATCCATATGGCTGCACTATGAAAGTCATGAGGCCAAGTGTTATTTGCTTCAAAAGTGGGTTTTCAACTTTTCCAATTGACTGTCCTCTTGGAGCAGttttttacaatgaaaaaactggAGGCAAGCTTGTGGCAATTGGGTCAGGATATATGTTTGCTGACAAATATCTTGATCAAGAGAAAAATGATTCCTTTCGGGAtatattgttcaaatttctAACTAGCGATGAATCAGTACATTTTTTGCCTACAGACCATGATGACATTGAAATATCTGACAGAAATATTGTTCCTGAAACTGCAGAGTTGGCAGAGAAGCCTAAACTTTGCTTAACTGATGTGGTCAGTAACACTTCAGTAGTAGATTACTCCAATTTATTTGAGCATAAAGTTTACTCAATGAACACATTATTGGTTCCTGAAAGCATCAAAGCTTATGATGCCTTAAATGTGAAACATTTGCTCCTCAAAATTATTACCCCAAAATTTGAAGCTCCTTACCCAGCTTTGCAAGCTGCAGTATTTCCTCCTTGTTTTCGTGAGCTACCAGCACCTTGCCTGGAACTATTTGACTTAGATGAAGCATTTACTTCTACCATGTCTAAATTGGCACAGTTTACAAATAGATATGTAATGTCTGATAAGACATCTGAGGAAGACTTGGAGGCATACATAATCAATTATATATCTAGgtgtataaaaattttaaactctgACCCTGAAAGTTCAGTTCTGGATGCCTTGTTTAATATTGGAAAGCAGATAGCAGAGTTTAAAAGTATTGATAATATTCAATAG
- the LOC136409871 gene encoding fatty acid-binding protein-like, with protein sequence MFKIIGKYAHERSEGLDEYFKALGVPYIPRKMMCASNPTIEISKTDDDLWTISTSTTFRTSTYTFKLGEQYEETMPGNTLKCTTTIEEDKLITVCKGPQDSHITRTYVFSDEGMTLTYLDKKSQKEAIRYFKRSS encoded by the exons ATGttcaaaataattggaaaatacgCCCACGAGAGAAGCGAAGGCTTAGATGAGTACTTTAAAGCTTTAG GAGTTCCATATATACCTAGGAAAATGATGTGCGCTTCGAACCCAACAATAGAGATTTCTAAAACCGATGATGATCTATGGACAATCTCAACGTCTACAACTTTCAGAACCTCTACTTATACGTTTAAATTGGGAGAGCAATATGAAGAAACAATGCCTGGAAATACTTTAAAA tgtACTACTACTATTGAggaagataaattaattacagTTTGTAAAGGCCCACAGGATTCACACATAACTAGAACTTATGTTTTTTCTGACGAAGGAATGACTCTT ACTTATCTTGACAAGAAGAGCCAGAAAGAAGCGATTCGATATTTTAAGCGATCTTCCTAA
- the LOC136409857 gene encoding E3 ubiquitin-protein ligase RNF10: protein MDVKSNRNASSTSRGSSGTDHLKKYLDVIASKQGARGASKKREPSCGLSKPNEAIHNPQLQPQRNGKATDKCPKPRGFFDTGEISRDEEASLEHFDEPELGSVFSPGSKKQSLNHLLNFSFAPRDNQANYPSNWAEKNKNGKWLSTRKHKYNKEQYLQANCQFIVNEKGDYKQYMSDPDALVNWNLIEQINIQAEGKPSCPICLDSPIAAKMTKCGHIYCWPCMLHYLSLSDDQWRDCPICYEPLRKDDLKSVVVVLHKTFSVNDKLIFKLMKKPKGSLIAYPANSEHQVENIVYNISHKTGANASMKLLSANTNNILDIIERESNELSKFLAENLDSPETCFIEEAIQLLEARRSEILNNQHVTKTANRILNKGTAASFKHQNNLGLSNAASAQTVKFHYFYQAEDGQHMYLHGINAKMLEYTYGSLEFGPQTLQGRIVEKEGGSMTDELRRKLRYLDHLPVTCQFEVAEIELHQPVITKDAVDYFRDQIEARKKRRQRRANEERRREKQIQVEENRKIGKYDVPELHLESRDQFPDVKESHIMFPEFSDLRQRSESESTFMTQSDNSSSPDLSSSFPSLSLDNHFMTSFSKVLTSQKQPTWPALRKSKSTGQSSFAPIRPLNANDSNMANDAKKCENSDQEDFGAVPEYKRNISDMIAVALQKGLELNNGNLPEEASISGKKKKKKNKQKLLFSTHMAIPGN from the exons ATGGACGTGAAGAGCAACCGCAATGCATCAAGTACTTCCAGGGGGTCATCTGGTACTGACCACCTCAAAAAATATCTAg ATGTTATTGCCAGTAAGCAAGGGGCGCGGGGTGCATCCAAGAAGCGTGAGCCCTCCTGTGGGTTGTCAAAACCAAATGAAGCCATTCATAACCCTCAACTTCAACCTCAACGCAATGGAAAGGCTACTGATAAATGTCCCAAACCTCGTGGTTTTTTCGACACtg GTGAAATATCTAGAGATGAGGAGGCCAGCCTAGAACACTTTGATGAGCCAGAATTGGGATCAGTTTTTTCACCAG GCAGCAAAAAGCAAAGTCTGAAtcatttgttgaatttttcttttgcccCACGTGACAACCAGGCAAACTACCCATCCAACTGGGCAGAGAAGAACAAAAATGGGAAATGGTTGAGTACAAGAAAGCATAAGTACAATAAAGAGCAGTACTTGCAAGCTAA ttgccAATTTATTGTCAATGAGAAAGGTGACTATAAACAGTATATGTCTGATCCTGATGCCTTGGTTAATTGGAATTTAATAGAACAAATA AATATCCAAGCTGAAGGTAAGCCTTCATGCCCCATTTGCTTGGATTCGCCTATTGCAGCAAAAATGACCAAATGTGGACATATTTATTGTTGGCCTTGCATGCTGCATTACCTGTCTCTATCTGACGATCAATGGCGTGATTGCCCCATTTGCTATGAGCCTTTGAGAAAAGATGATCTTAAGAG tgttGTTGTGGTTCTCCATAAAACGTTCAGTGTAAATGACAAACTCATTTTTAAACTAATGAAAAAACCAAAGGGTAGTTTAATTGCATATCCAGCCAATTCTGAACATCAAGTAGAAAACATTGTCTACAACATTTCTCATAAAACTGGCGCGAATGCCTCAATGAAGCTTTTGTCAGCCAATACTAACAATATTTTGGATATTATTGAAAGGGAAAGTAATGAATTGAGTAAATTTTTGGCTGAGAATTTGGATTCTCCAGAGACATGCTTCATAGAAGAAGCCATACAGCTATTAGAGGCCAGAAGGAGTGAAATCTTAAATAATCAACACGTTACAAAAACTGCGAAccgtattttaaataaagggACAGCTGCTTCTTTTAAACATCAAAACAATTTGGGTTTGAGTAATGCGGCCAGTGCTCAGACTGTGaagtttcattatttctaCCAAG ccGAAGATGGACAGCACATGTACTTGCATGGAATTAATGCCAAGATGTTAGAGTACACTTATGGATCTTTAGAATTTGGTCCTCAAACTCTGCAAG GTCGAATTGTTGAGAAAGAGGGGGGCTCAATGACGGATGAACTTCGTAGGAAATTACGATATTTAGATCATTTGCCTGTCACTTGCCAATTTGAAGTTGCTGAAATTGAACTACATCAACCTGTCATTACTAAAGACGCCGTGGATTACTTTAGAG atcaaATTGAAGCTCGTAAAAAAAGAAGACAAAGAAGGGCTAACGAAGAACGTCGCCGTGAAAAGCAGATACAAGTTGaggaaaacagaaaaattggaaaatatgatGTTCCGGAGTTACACTTGGAAAGTCGTGATCAGTTCCCTg ATGTAAAGGAGTCTCATATTATGTTCCCTGAATTTTCCGACTTGCGGCAACGTTCAGAATCGGAGTCAACTTTTATGACCCAAAGTGATAACAGTTCTTCACCAGATTTAAGTTCTTCATTTCCCAGCTTGTCTTTGGATAATCATTTTATGACTTCTTTTTCAAAG gtaTTGACTAGTCAGAAACAACCAACGTGGCCAGCTCTGAGAAAGTCAAAATCAACTGGTCAATCATCATTTGCACCAATACGTCCCCTTAACGCTAACGATTCCAACATGGCGAATGACGCCAAAAAATGCGAAAACTCCGATCAAGAAGACTTTGGAGCTGTTCCAGAATATAAGCGAAACATTAGTGATATGATTGCTGTGGCTTTGCAAAAAGGATTAGAGTTGAATAATGGAAACCTACCAGAAg aGGCCTCAATATCCggtaaaaagaagaaaaagaaaaacaagcaAAAGCTTCTCTTCTCGACCCATATGGCCATTCCTGGAAACTAA